The stretch of DNA AACGTGAGCGGCTCGAACAAGTCGACGGAGCGGGGACGACGAAATGTCCAGGCCACCACGAGCGCGAACGTCGCCACCCAGGGGACAAGCGTCGTCGGATGCGTCGCGGCCACCCATTGAGTGGCGGTTCCAGAAGCGAGCGTGAGCAGCACGAGCGTGAGAGCCGTGGCCGTATGAGATCCGCCTGAGCCGCTATTTGCCGTGATCAAAGGTCACCTTTCAAGTCTGTCGGGTTCGCCGGATGCAGAAGGTCTGATTGTCTTCTTTGACGCCGACGACGGAAAAATATAATTCGTCGGCGCTCGCGTTGGCGTACGGAAAGTGCACCGTGCCGAACTGAAAGAGGCTTCCATGCCAGACGTCTTTTCGAAACGTCGCCATCTCGACGCACCCGTCCTCGGGCGAGATTCTCCAGATCGCGGCAGCCTGCGCCTTCAAGGCGGAGCCATTTTCGGCGGTTGTCGTGAAGAACAGGTCCCTGCCAACCTGTTTCGAGAAATACACCGTGCCATTCACTTCAGTCAGACTCGTTCGCTCGAATGTCCTCCGGTCCACCCGGTAGATGTGGTTTGAGCGAAACTCGGCGTCCATGCCGTAATACATTGAGGCCTCGTCAAACACCACGCTGACCGCGCGCCATGTCTCGTCGCCTTCGCCGACTGTGTGCACGGTCCGGAATCCGTCCTCGGTTCGCAGGATCCGGCACTCCCTGTGGTTGTCTCCGGTCAGGCACACCAGGGCTCCGGTAAACGTGTCGAAATACACGCCGTGGATATGGCGGATCGCACCAGCCGGAAACGTATAGGCGACCTCAAGGGCGGCGGCGCCTGCACGGTAGCGATACATCCGCACCTCGCTGCGTGTGTCGTTCATCACGTACTCGCCGAAGTACAGGTCGCCGACGCCGTCGATGGCGCACGCGGCCCGCAGCACACGGCACGGCCGCTGCAATCCAGCCAACTCGACCCATTTGCCATCACGGACAACGCCCACCGATCGGTCGAATGTGACGAACAACTCGCTTCCGAGTGGAACCACATTCGTGACCATGAACCTGAGAAGTCTTTGGCCAAGCCGAACCCCAGATACGGCCTGCTTCCATGCCGGCGCGGGGATGACAGCGACTGTGGTGAACGGCAGTCTCAAGTCAGCCGAATGGTAGAGGACGTTCCGTCGAGAAAGATAGTAGCCGCCCTCCCCGGCCCACTCGACGGTGTATCCGCGAAGCTCAGGGATGGCTTCGATCGTCCAGCTCATCAGAAGACGCCCTCCTGCGGGCGCTTCCTGCACACAAAGGAACCAATGACCAGGACGTCCATCTTCGTCCGGAGGAAACACTCAATGGCCTCGGACGGCTGGCACACGATGGGTTCGTTCTCGTTGAAACTTGTATTGAGGATCACCGGAATGCCCGAGCGCGCTTCGAATGCCTTGATCAGGTCGTAATACAACGGGTTCTCGTCACGCGCTACCGTCTGCAGCCGTCCGGTATGGTCAACGTGAGTCACGGCTGACAGCCGCTCGCGCCACTCCGGCCTGATGGTGTAGACATGCAGCATGAACGGCGACGGGTGCTCCTGCTCGAACAGCTCTGATTGGCGCTCCTGCAGCACCGACGGGGCGAAGGGACGAAACGCTTCGCGATATTTGATGCGCGCGTTCAGAATGTCCTTCATATTCGGGAAGCCAGGATGCGCCAGGATTGAGCGATTTCCCAGGGCTCGCGGTCCCCATTCCATCCGGCCCTGGAACCAGCCGACCACGTTCCCGTTCTGGATCTCATCCGCCGTGGCGTCCAGGAGCTCCGCACGGTCCAACTGGCGGTATGGCACGTCATACCTCTCAAGTTCGCGCTTCACGACCGCGTCAGCGAATTCGTTGCCGAGCGCGGCGTTCTTCATCACCCAGCGCTTGCCCTCCTTCAGGATGGCGTTGCTGACATACAAGGCCGCCCCCAGCGCCAGGCCATCGTCACCGGCAGCGGGCTGGATACATGTTTCGCGAAACGGCGTTTCACGCAGGAGCTTTCCGTTCGCCACGCTGTTCAGCGTGCAGCCGCCGGCCATCGCCACCCTATCGGACGGGACCCGCTTGTGAAGGGCGCCGAGCAGATGCATGTAGTAACGCTCAAACACCCGCTGCAGGCCGTACGCCACGTCCATGTCCCGCTGAGAGATCGCCGCATTCATCTCGCGCGGGTCGCCCAGTTCCTTGACTAACCGATCCGAATAGAGGCGATGCACGACCATCTCCCCGGTCTCGTCTATTTCCACTCCCTGGTTCGCGCCAAAGGGCAAAAAATAGTCGGGATTCAACTCAAATCCGTCGCGCGTCGTCACCAGCATTCGCTCGAACACGTCGTGGTGCCGGTCCGTGCCGAGCGGCGCCAGTCCCATCACCTTTCCTTCGTCTCCGTATTTCGGATATCCGATGAACTGGCACACGGCGGTATAAAGCGTGCCTAGCGAGTGCGGCACAAAGACCTTGTGCAGCGGCCGGATCTCATGCCCGACACATTCCGACAGCAGGCATGACACAAAGTCGCCGGAACCGTCGATCGTAATGCCGGCACATCGGTCCCATTCGGACATGAAATACGCGCTGGCCGTGTGTGCCAGGTGATGCTCAACGTTGTAGGTGTGGAACCTCAGCGTCTTTGGATCGGCATCACATTCCGACGCGATCATCGACTTCATGTCGTCGAACGCCTTGCTCTTGCTCCGCATACGCGACAGGTTCAGGAGTTTCGTGGGATGCCGAAGCGCGAACTCGAGCTTCTTGTGCAGGTTGGCCGATGAGTCGCGCCCGACGGCCACCGCATCGATGTCGGCGAACGTCAGGCCTGCCATCTCCAGACACTTCGCGATGGAGAGGCTGGGAAATCCCGCGTAGTACTTGACGCGGTTCAGCCGCTCTTCAGCCAGTGCCGCGACCGGCACACCATCGATCACAATCGAGGCGGCCGATCCCGCGTGA from Acidobacteriota bacterium encodes:
- a CDS encoding carbamoyltransferase, with amino-acid sequence MSVILGLNTNHAGSAASIVIDGVPVAALAEERLNRVKYYAGFPSLSIAKCLEMAGLTFADIDAVAVGRDSSANLHKKLEFALRHPTKLLNLSRMRSKSKAFDDMKSMIASECDADPKTLRFHTYNVEHHLAHTASAYFMSEWDRCAGITIDGSGDFVSCLLSECVGHEIRPLHKVFVPHSLGTLYTAVCQFIGYPKYGDEGKVMGLAPLGTDRHHDVFERMLVTTRDGFELNPDYFLPFGANQGVEIDETGEMVVHRLYSDRLVKELGDPREMNAAISQRDMDVAYGLQRVFERYYMHLLGALHKRVPSDRVAMAGGCTLNSVANGKLLRETPFRETCIQPAAGDDGLALGAALYVSNAILKEGKRWVMKNAALGNEFADAVVKRELERYDVPYRQLDRAELLDATADEIQNGNVVGWFQGRMEWGPRALGNRSILAHPGFPNMKDILNARIKYREAFRPFAPSVLQERQSELFEQEHPSPFMLHVYTIRPEWRERLSAVTHVDHTGRLQTVARDENPLYYDLIKAFEARSGIPVILNTSFNENEPIVCQPSEAIECFLRTKMDVLVIGSFVCRKRPQEGVF